In Pseudoalteromonas xiamenensis, the following are encoded in one genomic region:
- a CDS encoding DUF3581 family protein, whose product MLTPFFQHDENYVVITREQGSAFAKQIADDFNPLHDIDAKKFCVPGDLLFSLVLEHYGVSQSMTFSFAGMVDETSRLEFPQASSEIKIVSADKTMLVVEREGESSVCKTLVETLIRNYVAFSGTTFPHVIIPLMAEQDVMINPARPMVIYESMSISLEKLDIKTVDLEPGKHEFSFDGKRGKIVLRFDLVSDGDVVGHGEKHMLVSGIKSYCEQEVASLIEYYNNRKTTLR is encoded by the coding sequence ATGTTAACGCCGTTCTTCCAACACGATGAAAATTACGTTGTCATTACCCGCGAACAAGGCAGTGCCTTTGCTAAGCAAATCGCAGATGACTTCAATCCCTTGCATGACATTGATGCAAAAAAGTTTTGTGTTCCAGGAGATTTACTCTTTTCACTTGTATTGGAACACTATGGTGTTAGCCAATCCATGACGTTCAGCTTTGCGGGAATGGTTGATGAGACATCTCGTCTTGAATTTCCGCAAGCAAGTAGTGAAATTAAAATCGTCAGTGCTGATAAAACCATGCTGGTGGTCGAGCGTGAAGGTGAGTCCAGTGTGTGTAAAACGCTCGTTGAAACCCTGATCCGCAACTATGTCGCATTCTCAGGTACGACGTTTCCTCATGTCATTATTCCACTCATGGCTGAGCAGGATGTGATGATTAATCCAGCACGCCCTATGGTTATCTATGAATCGATGAGTATTTCTTTAGAAAAACTCGACATCAAAACGGTGGATTTAGAACCAGGAAAGCATGAATTTAGCTTTGATGGTAAACGAGGCAAGATAGTGCTTCGATTCGATCTTGTCAGTGATGGGGACGTGGTTGGTCATGGTGAAAAGCATATGCTGGTATCAGGCATTAAATCGTACTGTGAGCAAGAAGTCGCCTCGTTGATTGAGTACTACAACAATCGTAAAACGACCCTTCGTTAA
- a CDS encoding DEAD/DEAH box helicase, whose amino-acid sequence MSFQSLSLDPILLETLTKLGFTSPTPIQRDAIPAVLTGNDLLASAETGSGKTAAFLLPLLNQIMQHSDLGIPRALVLAPTRELAQQIMKHGEALAQSTAIQFVLLQGGANIGPQCEKLEKGVDVVVATPGRLLDHLIKGSLKLDHIQSVVFDEADRLLDMGFKDEIQRIRRRLPARRQSLLFSATIDKAIEELAQVLLENPTRVSVEGTNKAATPITQQFFAVDEEKKQKLAAYLIGKNNWRQVLVFARTKQLVDEYVKEFNLDGLPASALHGDKTQGHRNKALEQFKEGKIRVLVATDVAARGIDIPELSVVMNLELPFVAEDYIHRIGRTGRAGKEGLALSFVSVDEDWMLQELEVLLDERLTPQWVSGFEPDLTREPKSIKRNSTSARKARDKKRILGQRAKKRS is encoded by the coding sequence ATGTCCTTCCAATCTCTGAGCCTTGATCCAATCCTGTTGGAAACCCTGACTAAACTAGGGTTCACTTCGCCTACGCCAATTCAACGTGATGCAATTCCTGCCGTACTAACGGGTAACGACTTGCTTGCTAGTGCTGAAACGGGTAGTGGTAAAACGGCTGCATTCTTATTGCCGTTGTTGAACCAAATAATGCAGCACTCGGACCTTGGGATCCCAAGAGCTCTTGTTCTTGCGCCGACACGTGAATTAGCTCAGCAAATTATGAAGCATGGTGAAGCGTTAGCCCAAAGCACTGCGATTCAATTCGTCCTGCTGCAAGGTGGTGCGAATATTGGCCCGCAGTGTGAAAAGCTCGAAAAAGGGGTTGATGTTGTGGTGGCCACACCAGGTCGTCTATTGGACCACCTTATTAAAGGCTCCCTAAAATTAGACCATATCCAAAGCGTTGTTTTCGACGAAGCAGACCGCCTGTTAGACATGGGGTTCAAAGACGAAATTCAACGTATTCGAAGACGATTGCCCGCGCGCCGCCAATCGTTACTCTTTTCTGCCACGATAGATAAAGCCATTGAAGAGTTAGCACAGGTTTTACTTGAGAACCCAACAAGGGTGAGTGTGGAAGGAACCAATAAAGCCGCTACGCCTATTACTCAGCAGTTTTTTGCGGTTGATGAAGAGAAAAAACAAAAACTAGCGGCGTACTTAATTGGTAAGAACAATTGGCGTCAAGTGCTGGTTTTTGCGCGGACAAAGCAATTGGTGGATGAGTACGTAAAAGAGTTTAATTTGGATGGATTACCAGCTTCCGCACTGCATGGTGACAAAACACAAGGCCACCGAAACAAAGCGCTGGAGCAGTTTAAAGAAGGGAAAATTCGCGTACTGGTCGCAACCGATGTCGCTGCCCGCGGCATAGACATTCCAGAACTTTCTGTCGTGATGAATTTGGAACTACCGTTTGTTGCAGAAGACTACATTCACCGTATCGGTCGTACAGGTCGTGCTGGCAAAGAAGGCTTGGCACTGTCGTTCGTCAGTGTAGATGAAGATTGGATGTTGCAAGAATTAGAAGTCTTACTGGATGAGCGTTTAACGCCGCAGTGGGTTTCCGGTTTTGAACCAGACTTAACGCGAGAGCCAAAGAGTATCAAACGGAATAGCACTAGCGCGCGAAAAGCGAGAGACAAGAAACGTATTCTTGGCCAGCGAGCGAAGAAGCGAAGCTAA
- the guaB gene encoding IMP dehydrogenase, translating to MLRIAKEALTFDDVLLVPAHSTVLPHTANLATRLTRKINLNIPLVSASMDTVTEARLAIALAQEGGIGFIHKNMTIEEQARNVRKVKTYEAGIVSFPVTVPASLTIAETLALADEKGFSGFPVVGANNQLEGIVTSRDMRFETKLDQPVATVMTSKERLVTVKEGASREEILGLMHEHRIEKILLVDDAFTLKGMITVKDYQKAQDKPNACKDEQGRLRVGAAVGVGPGTDERIAALVEAGVDILLIDTSHGHSQGVIDRVKETRAAFPNLQIVAGNVATAEGAKALAEAGADAVKVGIGPGSICTTRIVTGCGVPQLTAISDAVEALKDLNVPVIADGGIRFSGDIVKALVAGASCVMVGSMFAGTEESPGEVELYQGRYYKSYRGMGSLGAMNQKEGSSDRYFQTSKQAEKLVPEGIEGRVAYKYSISTIVHQQMGGIRSAMGLTGCATIAELNVKPQFVRVTSAGMGESHVHDVQITKEAPNYRLG from the coding sequence ATGCTAAGAATTGCAAAAGAAGCTCTAACCTTTGATGACGTACTTTTAGTACCTGCTCATTCAACTGTGCTGCCTCACACGGCAAACCTCGCCACTCGCCTGACTCGCAAAATCAACCTAAACATTCCTCTTGTCTCTGCGTCTATGGACACAGTTACAGAAGCGCGTTTAGCGATTGCTTTAGCGCAAGAAGGTGGTATTGGTTTTATCCACAAAAATATGACCATCGAAGAACAAGCGCGTAACGTACGTAAAGTAAAAACGTACGAAGCAGGGATTGTTTCTTTCCCTGTAACCGTGCCTGCTTCTTTAACTATCGCTGAAACACTGGCGTTAGCAGATGAGAAAGGTTTCTCAGGATTCCCAGTAGTTGGTGCGAATAACCAGCTAGAAGGGATTGTGACGAGCCGTGACATGCGTTTTGAGACCAAACTAGACCAGCCTGTAGCAACCGTTATGACGTCGAAAGAACGTCTTGTTACGGTGAAAGAAGGCGCCTCTCGTGAAGAAATTTTAGGTCTTATGCATGAGCACCGCATCGAAAAAATCTTATTGGTTGATGATGCGTTTACGCTTAAAGGCATGATAACCGTTAAGGATTACCAAAAAGCACAAGACAAACCAAACGCGTGTAAAGATGAACAAGGTCGTTTACGCGTTGGTGCGGCGGTAGGTGTGGGTCCTGGTACTGACGAGCGTATTGCTGCGTTAGTCGAGGCGGGTGTAGATATACTACTTATTGATACGTCACATGGTCATTCTCAAGGCGTTATCGACCGTGTTAAAGAGACTCGAGCTGCATTTCCTAATCTCCAAATCGTCGCGGGTAACGTAGCAACGGCAGAAGGTGCGAAGGCACTAGCTGAAGCAGGCGCTGACGCAGTCAAAGTGGGTATCGGTCCTGGTTCAATCTGTACAACACGTATCGTGACAGGCTGTGGTGTACCGCAGCTTACGGCTATTTCTGATGCGGTGGAAGCGCTTAAAGATTTAAACGTTCCAGTTATCGCTGATGGTGGTATTCGTTTCTCTGGTGACATCGTGAAAGCGTTGGTTGCTGGCGCTTCGTGCGTGATGGTGGGTTCAATGTTCGCAGGTACTGAAGAGTCGCCAGGTGAAGTTGAACTATACCAAGGTCGTTACTACAAGTCATACCGTGGAATGGGATCACTTGGTGCGATGAATCAGAAAGAAGGTTCATCTGACCGCTATTTCCAAACGTCAAAGCAAGCCGAAAAATTGGTTCCAGAAGGCATCGAAGGCCGTGTGGCTTACAAGTACTCAATTTCAACAATCGTGCACCAGCAAATGGGCGGTATCCGTAGTGCGATGGGTTTAACTGGTTGCGCAACAATTGCGGAACTGAATGTGAAGCCTCAGTTTGTGCGAGTAACGTCTGCGGGCATGGGTGAATCTCACGTTCATGACGTACAAATCACGAAAGAAGCACCAAACTACCGTCTAGGTTAA
- a CDS encoding M16 family metallopeptidase, whose translation MNFKLLATSMAVALALSGCATTKNNEASQTAAVASNNKVFSQDYVLEELDNGLRVMVVKTDYPDVVSLQIPVSVGSRNEVEAGKTGFAHFFEHMMFKGSKKFPQDVYSDILKNSGVDNRAYTTNDYTNYHLNFSKEHLDKVLEIQADIFQDLTYSEEQFRTEALTVKGEYLKNNASPVRKLLSAVRKEAFDKHTYKHTTMGFFEDIEAMPDQMAYGQEFFKHFYKPENVSLVIVGDVDPKETIAMVKKHWGAWKKGNYSVDIPKEPKQAAPRYVHEKYDGLPGHWLLVSYKGTPWIPTKKDRSALDLISQLYFSENSELYQELVVEKQIASQMFTYNPETKDTGLLHVFVKVDKESDLAVARDAINRTYAKARTELVSEEKLAALKSNLKYSFINGLDSSQAIADVLASYMHFERNPEVINELYASSDAVTAEDIRRIANEYFVDSSRTTVTMSALDKVAGFDKEVSLENLVAQASKPTERHFKVLDKSNASPLVDVNFLFYTGAAADPKGKKGVAALTAAMIAKGGSQTKSFKEIQKALYPIAGSFSYQIDKEMLSFRGRVHKDNADKWYALVSEQLLNPGFREDDFNRLKKELIDNIKSGLKASNDEELGKEVLYSALYQGHPYASYNLGDLSDLEALTLDDVKAFYRAELTQAKLNLGITGALNSDVKAKMLTDLARLPQGNEARLSVPDAPVLKGKHATIVEKSAQSTAVSFGFPIDTVRSSKDWTALWLVRSYFGEHRSSNSFLYQRIRQVRGMNYGDYAYIEYFPRGMFQTKPDANLGRSEQIFQVWLRPLRSNNDAQFASRVALFELDKLIKDGMSSSDFEATRNFLTNFVPQLVASQDRQLGYALDSEFYNTESFVEYVRKQLASLTVEDVNRVIRENLQTENMHYVFITGDAKDMQARLAKEQTSPMTYNTEKPAELVTEDTEIAKYPLGIPAKNIEVMNVEDVFK comes from the coding sequence ATGAATTTCAAATTATTAGCAACAAGTATGGCGGTTGCACTCGCGCTAAGCGGATGTGCGACAACAAAGAATAATGAAGCAAGCCAAACGGCAGCTGTAGCCTCAAACAATAAAGTATTCTCACAAGACTATGTGTTGGAAGAGTTAGATAATGGCCTTCGGGTGATGGTCGTTAAAACAGACTATCCAGACGTAGTCTCGCTACAAATTCCCGTTTCCGTCGGTTCTAGAAATGAAGTCGAAGCGGGTAAAACAGGTTTTGCGCATTTCTTTGAACATATGATGTTTAAAGGGTCGAAGAAGTTTCCACAAGATGTCTATTCAGATATCTTAAAGAATTCTGGCGTCGATAATCGTGCCTATACAACGAATGATTACACCAATTACCACCTTAACTTTTCTAAAGAACATTTGGATAAAGTGCTCGAGATCCAAGCGGATATCTTCCAAGATTTAACGTACTCTGAAGAACAGTTCAGAACAGAAGCGTTAACGGTAAAAGGTGAATACCTAAAAAATAATGCAAGTCCTGTCCGTAAGCTGTTAAGTGCTGTTAGAAAAGAAGCTTTCGACAAACATACCTATAAACACACGACAATGGGCTTTTTTGAAGACATTGAGGCAATGCCGGATCAAATGGCTTACGGCCAAGAATTCTTCAAGCATTTCTACAAGCCTGAAAACGTATCGCTAGTTATCGTGGGTGATGTTGACCCGAAAGAAACGATCGCAATGGTGAAAAAACATTGGGGTGCGTGGAAAAAAGGGAATTACTCAGTCGATATTCCTAAAGAGCCAAAACAAGCTGCGCCGCGTTATGTTCATGAGAAATATGATGGACTTCCAGGACATTGGTTGTTGGTCTCTTATAAAGGTACGCCTTGGATCCCAACGAAGAAAGATCGCTCTGCGTTGGATTTAATTTCTCAGCTGTATTTTTCAGAAAATTCTGAGTTGTACCAAGAGCTGGTTGTTGAAAAGCAAATCGCAAGTCAAATGTTTACTTACAATCCTGAGACTAAAGACACGGGGTTATTGCACGTTTTTGTCAAAGTAGATAAAGAAAGTGACTTAGCGGTTGCACGTGATGCAATCAATCGCACCTACGCTAAAGCTCGTACAGAACTTGTCTCAGAAGAAAAACTAGCTGCGCTTAAATCAAATTTGAAATACAGCTTTATCAATGGTCTCGATTCTTCTCAGGCGATTGCTGATGTACTTGCCAGCTACATGCATTTTGAACGTAATCCAGAAGTGATTAATGAACTGTACGCAAGCTCTGATGCGGTAACGGCGGAAGATATTCGTCGTATTGCAAACGAGTATTTTGTTGATTCGAGCCGCACTACCGTGACGATGTCCGCACTTGATAAGGTAGCCGGTTTTGATAAAGAAGTGTCACTTGAAAACTTAGTTGCTCAGGCGAGTAAGCCGACTGAGCGACATTTCAAGGTACTAGACAAGAGCAATGCATCACCTTTGGTGGATGTTAACTTCCTTTTCTACACCGGCGCGGCAGCTGACCCTAAAGGTAAAAAAGGGGTCGCGGCTCTGACGGCAGCAATGATTGCCAAAGGCGGAAGCCAAACGAAATCATTCAAAGAAATTCAGAAGGCGTTGTATCCGATCGCGGGTAGTTTTTCATATCAAATAGATAAAGAAATGCTCTCATTCCGTGGACGTGTGCACAAAGATAACGCGGACAAATGGTACGCTCTGGTCTCTGAGCAACTGCTTAATCCAGGCTTCAGAGAAGATGATTTCAACCGTTTGAAGAAGGAACTGATTGATAACATCAAATCAGGTTTGAAAGCGTCAAACGATGAAGAACTAGGTAAAGAAGTACTCTATAGCGCACTTTATCAAGGTCACCCTTACGCTTCATACAACTTAGGCGATCTTTCCGATTTAGAAGCATTAACGTTAGATGACGTTAAGGCTTTCTATCGTGCAGAGCTTACCCAAGCGAAACTAAACCTTGGGATCACGGGCGCATTGAATAGCGATGTAAAAGCAAAAATGCTTACCGACTTAGCGCGCTTACCGCAAGGCAATGAAGCTCGCTTAAGTGTGCCGGATGCCCCGGTATTAAAGGGCAAACACGCGACAATCGTAGAGAAAAGTGCTCAATCTACAGCGGTTTCATTTGGTTTTCCAATTGATACTGTGCGTTCAAGTAAAGATTGGACGGCGCTCTGGCTTGTCCGTTCATACTTTGGTGAACACCGCAGTTCAAATAGCTTCTTGTATCAACGAATTCGCCAAGTTCGAGGCATGAACTACGGTGACTACGCGTATATCGAGTACTTCCCACGTGGTATGTTCCAAACTAAACCAGATGCAAACTTAGGTCGCTCGGAGCAAATTTTCCAAGTGTGGTTGCGTCCACTGCGTTCAAACAACGATGCGCAGTTTGCGTCTCGCGTTGCTTTGTTTGAGTTGGACAAATTGATTAAAGACGGTATGTCTTCATCAGACTTTGAGGCCACACGTAACTTCCTGACAAATTTCGTCCCGCAACTTGTAGCGAGTCAAGACCGTCAACTGGGCTACGCACTTGATAGTGAGTTTTACAACACAGAGAGTTTTGTTGAATATGTTCGTAAGCAATTAGCGAGTCTTACCGTTGAAGACGTAAACCGCGTGATCCGTGAAAACTTACAAACTGAAAACATGCACTATGTGTTCATTACGGGTGATGCGAAAGACATGCAAGCTCGTCTTGCCAAAGAACAAACTTCGCCAATGACTTACAATACGGAAAAGCCAGCAGAGTTAGTGACAGAAGACACTGAAATTGCGAAATACCCTCTAGGTATTCCGGCTAAAAACATCGAAGTGATGAACGTTGAGGATGTCTTTAAGTAA
- a CDS encoding methylenetetrahydrofolate reductase, producing the protein MALSLEEKILDPNQGVYLIGTTPPKHGTDDEQLKSIAEKLLGRLHEIEYDGVVIYDIQDESSRTELPRPFPFKQTVDPRKYSQLLREISHLDVITYKSVAQRGKAEFSEWLNETKREYGLKNLVLVGSPSSHGDIKLSLNDAYQTLESHEESFFLGGVTIAERHANKRNEHQRLIEKTAQGCEFFISQAVYNAQATIDLITSYARTCRQQGIEPKRIILTFTPCGGEKTLTFMEWLGISVPEATKWRILDSNEPLSESIRICRENLDLILKSCSHLDIPLGLNIESLTNRKEEIDASMNLYRLLKATMELCLAEKQISAVSA; encoded by the coding sequence ATGGCGCTTTCACTCGAAGAGAAAATTTTAGACCCTAATCAGGGGGTCTACTTGATTGGTACCACACCACCAAAACACGGCACAGACGACGAGCAATTAAAAAGCATTGCTGAAAAGCTGTTAGGTCGCCTGCATGAGATTGAATATGACGGCGTGGTGATTTATGACATTCAAGATGAAAGCAGCCGCACTGAACTGCCTCGTCCATTCCCTTTTAAGCAAACCGTTGATCCGCGCAAATACAGTCAACTTTTGCGAGAAATTTCGCATTTAGACGTCATTACCTATAAGAGTGTCGCACAGCGTGGTAAGGCTGAATTTAGCGAATGGCTAAACGAAACTAAGCGTGAATATGGCCTAAAAAACCTTGTATTAGTGGGGAGTCCATCGTCACACGGAGACATAAAACTGTCTTTAAATGACGCCTATCAAACGCTTGAGTCCCATGAAGAGTCGTTCTTTTTGGGCGGAGTGACGATTGCTGAACGTCATGCTAACAAGCGTAATGAACACCAACGTCTCATTGAGAAAACGGCACAAGGTTGTGAGTTCTTTATTTCTCAAGCCGTTTACAACGCTCAAGCGACGATTGATTTAATCACTAGCTATGCAAGAACCTGCCGTCAACAAGGAATTGAGCCAAAGCGCATTATTTTAACGTTTACGCCTTGTGGTGGTGAAAAAACACTGACGTTTATGGAATGGCTGGGTATTTCCGTTCCTGAGGCGACCAAATGGCGGATCTTAGATTCAAATGAACCATTGAGTGAATCTATTCGTATTTGCCGTGAAAACCTCGATTTAATCCTGAAAAGTTGCTCGCATTTAGATATACCGCTTGGTTTAAACATTGAAAGCTTAACCAACCGTAAAGAAGAAATTGACGCATCAATGAATCTATATCGCTTATTGAAAGCAACGATGGAGTTGTGCCTCGCTGAAAAACAGATATCAGCCGTATCAGCTTAA
- the rimI gene encoding ribosomal protein S18-alanine N-acetyltransferase has protein sequence MYEFKSVDESYLDALMNVELACHSFPWSRNTMKSCIGGRYFNLAVFDGETLIAFYVGEQAGPDYTLMDICVHPTWQRRGIAKQLLTHFIDTCTARDAENVFLEVRASNKNAIHLYEQAGFIEMGVRKNYYPTANGNEDAILMGMSFFGEFGI, from the coding sequence ATGTATGAATTTAAGTCGGTTGATGAATCCTATTTAGATGCGCTAATGAACGTGGAGCTCGCGTGCCACTCATTCCCATGGTCTCGAAATACCATGAAGTCTTGTATTGGTGGTCGCTATTTTAACTTAGCGGTGTTCGATGGCGAAACGTTGATTGCGTTTTATGTCGGAGAACAAGCGGGGCCAGACTATACGCTCATGGATATATGTGTACACCCAACGTGGCAGCGTCGTGGTATTGCGAAACAACTCCTTACTCACTTTATAGACACGTGTACTGCGCGTGACGCTGAAAATGTGTTTTTAGAGGTTCGTGCGTCGAACAAAAATGCGATTCATCTATATGAACAAGCGGGATTTATCGAAATGGGGGTCCGTAAAAACTATTACCCGACCGCGAATGGAAATGAAGATGCCATTCTGATGGGCATGTCGTTTTTTGGTGAGTTTGGAATATAA
- the guaA gene encoding glutamine-hydrolyzing GMP synthase, translating into MSKDIHDSRILILDFGSQYTQLIARRIREIGVYCELWAWDVTEEQIREFNPQGIILSGGPESTTETNSPRAPEYVFNAGVPVLGICYGMQTMAMQLGGRVESSNQKEFGYAKVEKVSDCALFKDIQDHVENGLGVLDVWMSHGDKVVEIPSTFQTSAKTDTCPHAAMSWEEKRFYGVQFHPEVTHTHQGLRLLERFAIDICGCEKLWTPAQIIEDAIARIKEKVGDDEVILGLSGGVDSSVVAMLINRAIGDKLTCVFVDNGLLRLNEGQQVMDMFGDKFGLNIVKVDAEERFLNALEGIDEPEAKRKAIGHTFIEVFDEEASKRVNAKWLAQGTIYPDVIESAASATGKAHVIKSHHNVGGLPEDMELGLVEPLRELFKDEVRKIGLELGLPYDMLYRHPFPGPGLGVRVLGEIKKEYCDLLRRADAIFIEELHNADLYHKVSQAFTVFLPVKSVGVMGDARKYDWVVSLRCVETIDFMTARWSHLPYDFLGRVSNRIINEIDGISRVVYDISGKPPATIEWE; encoded by the coding sequence ATGAGCAAAGACATTCATGATTCCCGAATCCTTATTTTGGATTTCGGTTCGCAATACACGCAACTTATCGCCCGCCGTATCCGTGAAATCGGTGTGTACTGTGAACTATGGGCATGGGACGTAACTGAAGAGCAGATCCGCGAGTTCAACCCGCAAGGTATCATTCTTTCTGGTGGTCCAGAATCTACGACTGAAACAAACAGCCCACGTGCACCTGAGTATGTGTTTAATGCAGGCGTACCTGTGCTTGGTATCTGCTACGGCATGCAAACAATGGCGATGCAACTTGGCGGTCGTGTGGAAAGCTCAAACCAAAAAGAATTTGGTTATGCGAAAGTTGAAAAAGTGTCGGATTGCGCGCTGTTCAAAGACATTCAAGATCATGTTGAAAACGGTCTTGGTGTTCTAGATGTGTGGATGAGCCACGGTGATAAAGTGGTTGAAATCCCATCAACATTCCAAACGTCGGCTAAAACGGATACCTGTCCACATGCTGCTATGTCTTGGGAAGAAAAGCGTTTCTATGGTGTACAATTCCACCCAGAAGTAACGCATACTCACCAAGGTTTACGTTTACTTGAGCGTTTTGCGATTGATATCTGTGGCTGTGAAAAGCTATGGACTCCAGCGCAAATTATCGAAGATGCAATTGCTCGCATCAAAGAAAAGGTCGGTGATGACGAAGTGATCCTTGGCTTGTCGGGCGGGGTAGATTCGTCAGTGGTTGCGATGTTGATCAACCGCGCGATTGGTGACAAGTTAACGTGTGTATTCGTAGACAATGGCTTACTTCGTTTAAACGAAGGTCAACAAGTCATGGACATGTTCGGCGACAAGTTTGGATTGAACATTGTTAAGGTTGATGCAGAAGAGCGCTTCCTAAACGCGCTTGAAGGAATTGACGAGCCAGAAGCAAAACGTAAGGCAATCGGCCATACGTTTATCGAAGTATTCGATGAAGAAGCGTCAAAACGCGTTAACGCAAAATGGCTAGCACAAGGGACTATTTACCCTGACGTTATTGAGTCTGCTGCCTCTGCGACAGGTAAAGCGCACGTAATCAAATCTCACCACAACGTAGGTGGTCTCCCTGAAGACATGGAGTTGGGTCTAGTTGAGCCACTTCGCGAACTGTTTAAAGACGAAGTACGTAAGATTGGTCTTGAACTTGGTCTTCCTTACGACATGCTATACCGTCACCCATTCCCAGGTCCGGGCCTTGGTGTACGTGTACTTGGTGAAATCAAGAAAGAATACTGCGATTTACTGCGCCGCGCAGACGCTATCTTTATTGAAGAATTACACAATGCTGATCTTTACCACAAAGTATCGCAAGCATTCACCGTATTCTTACCGGTTAAATCAGTAGGTGTAATGGGTGATGCACGTAAATACGATTGGGTAGTGTCATTGCGTTGCGTTGAAACTATCGACTTCATGACGGCACGTTGGTCACATCTTCCATACGATTTCTTGGGTCGTGTATCAAACCGCATCATCAATGAAATTGATGGTATCTCGCGCGTTGTTTACGATATTTCTGGTAAACCACCTGCGACGATTGAATGGGAATAA
- the cysE gene encoding serine O-acetyltransferase gives MRHEIWQKLREEATDLVTREPLLASHVYSSVLNHECLGSALSFIVAHKLSDAVVSAFTIRELFDQAFVDCDRMLTHVAHDIKAVKDRDPAADSYLNVLLNLKGFHAIQAHRLAHCLWRQNRKELARFVQSRTSEVFGVDIHPACKVGHGIMFDHATGIVIGETAVIGNNVSILQGVTLGGTGNEQGDRHPKIRDGVLIGAGAKVLGNIIVGEGARVGAGSVVLKAVPEHTTVVGIPAKVVGKACVCPAESMDQNFLEEQNDDEAALAVASIK, from the coding sequence ATGCGTCACGAGATTTGGCAAAAACTAAGAGAAGAAGCAACGGATTTAGTAACACGAGAGCCGCTGCTTGCGAGTCACGTTTATTCTAGTGTGCTGAATCATGAGTGTTTGGGTTCTGCGCTCAGTTTTATTGTTGCGCATAAGCTTTCAGATGCCGTTGTATCAGCATTTACAATCAGAGAATTATTCGACCAAGCCTTCGTAGATTGTGACCGCATGCTGACGCACGTTGCACATGACATAAAAGCGGTTAAAGATCGTGACCCTGCTGCCGATAGTTATCTCAACGTGTTATTAAATTTGAAAGGCTTTCATGCAATCCAAGCTCATCGATTGGCTCACTGTTTATGGCGACAAAACCGAAAAGAACTCGCTCGCTTTGTCCAAAGTCGTACCTCCGAAGTATTTGGTGTTGACATCCATCCTGCTTGTAAAGTCGGTCATGGTATTATGTTTGACCATGCGACTGGTATAGTCATTGGTGAAACTGCGGTAATTGGTAACAACGTGTCTATCCTTCAGGGGGTTACGTTAGGTGGTACTGGTAACGAGCAAGGCGACCGTCATCCAAAAATCCGAGATGGTGTGCTTATTGGTGCTGGTGCGAAAGTGTTGGGTAACATCATTGTAGGTGAAGGCGCGCGCGTCGGTGCTGGCTCGGTTGTCTTGAAAGCAGTTCCTGAGCACACCACGGTTGTGGGGATCCCTGCAAAAGTCGTTGGTAAAGCGTGTGTTTGTCCGGCAGAAAGCATGGACCAAAACTTCTTAGAAGAGCAAAACGATGATGAAGCAGCATTGGCTGTTGCATCGATAAAGTAA